One Halobaculum sp. CBA1158 DNA segment encodes these proteins:
- a CDS encoding formyltetrahydrofolate deformylase, with translation MEAADRPTPRRWDTEIVVVGDDATGLVARVTSLLFERGCNIEDLDQDVRDGVFRMRLHADTDGMVCKPATLEEDLQDLGDELGVDIRVRLADADAARKAALLVTKEDHAPRAVLEACADGTLDAEVPVMIGNHDTLSPLADEYDVPFVDVGDDGGSHDERELLRVLDEYDVDCLVLARFMRILSPEIVFRYEGRILNVHPSLLPAYPGAEAYRQAVEGGARVHGATAHYVTTDLDQGPIIAQRAFRVDPDDGPEDLKARGQPLEAEALVAGLRAHLDDAVVVRRGRTHFREGVDPDAYDLGGVAAE, from the coding sequence ATGGAAGCGGCCGACCGTCCGACACCGAGGCGCTGGGACACCGAGATCGTCGTCGTCGGGGACGACGCGACCGGACTGGTCGCCCGCGTCACCTCCCTGCTGTTCGAGCGCGGCTGCAACATCGAGGACCTCGACCAGGACGTGCGCGACGGCGTGTTCCGGATGCGCCTCCACGCCGACACCGACGGGATGGTGTGCAAGCCCGCGACGCTGGAGGAGGACCTGCAGGACCTGGGCGACGAACTCGGCGTCGACATCCGGGTGCGCCTCGCCGACGCCGACGCCGCGCGCAAGGCCGCGCTGCTCGTGACCAAGGAGGACCACGCGCCGCGGGCCGTCTTGGAGGCGTGTGCGGACGGCACCCTCGACGCGGAGGTGCCGGTGATGATCGGCAACCACGACACGCTGTCCCCCCTCGCCGACGAGTACGACGTGCCGTTCGTCGACGTGGGCGACGACGGCGGCTCCCACGACGAGCGCGAGCTGCTGCGCGTGCTCGACGAGTACGACGTGGACTGCCTGGTGCTCGCGCGGTTCATGCGCATTCTCTCGCCCGAGATCGTCTTCCGGTACGAGGGACGGATCCTCAACGTCCACCCCTCGTTGCTGCCGGCGTATCCCGGCGCGGAGGCGTACCGGCAGGCCGTCGAAGGCGGCGCGCGCGTCCACGGCGCGACCGCCCACTACGTCACGACCGACCTCGATCAGGGGCCGATCATCGCCCAGCGGGCGTTCCGCGTCGACCCCGACGACGGCCCCGAAGACCTGAAAGCGCGCGGCCAGCCGCTGGAGGCGGAGGCGCTCGTGGCGGGCCTGCGGGCGCACCTCGACGACGCGGTCGTCGTGCGTCGCGGGCGGACCCACTTCCGCGAGGGCGTCGACCCCGACGCCTACGATCTGGGCGGCGTCGCCGCCGAGTAG
- a CDS encoding archaeosine biosynthesis radical SAM protein RaSEA, with protein MSQPSPEVYERDRGMDAHNAVMRDIRAERDETYDPHEPTRVWLDEDNTPDGVKTSLTIILNTGGCRWARAGGCTMCGYVAESVEGGSVSHEALMDQIDVCLDHEDENADDPAELIKIYTSGSFLDEREVSAETRAAVGEAFADRERIVVESLPDFVAGEKLADFTDHGLETDVAVGLETATDRVRHDCVNKYFAFSDFEDACAEAAEAGAGVKAYLLMKPPFLAESEALADMVSSVERCAAVDNCHTVSMNPCNVQRYTMVDELHFRGGYRPPWLWSVAAVLERTADADAIVVSDPVGHGSDRGPHNCGECDDRVQTAIKDFDLRQDPSVFEQVSCECERTWELVLEEETAFNQPLTR; from the coding sequence ATGAGCCAGCCGAGCCCCGAGGTCTACGAGCGCGACCGCGGGATGGACGCCCACAACGCGGTCATGCGCGACATCCGGGCCGAGCGCGACGAGACGTACGACCCGCACGAGCCGACCCGGGTGTGGCTCGACGAGGACAACACGCCCGACGGCGTCAAGACGAGTCTGACGATCATCCTCAACACCGGCGGCTGCCGGTGGGCCCGCGCCGGCGGCTGTACCATGTGCGGCTACGTCGCCGAGTCCGTCGAGGGCGGAAGCGTCTCCCACGAGGCGCTCATGGACCAGATCGACGTCTGCCTCGACCACGAGGACGAGAACGCGGACGACCCCGCCGAGCTGATCAAGATCTACACCTCCGGCTCCTTCCTCGACGAGCGCGAGGTGTCCGCCGAGACGCGCGCGGCCGTCGGCGAGGCGTTCGCCGACCGCGAGCGCATCGTCGTCGAATCGCTCCCCGACTTCGTCGCCGGCGAGAAACTGGCCGACTTCACCGACCACGGCCTCGAGACCGATGTGGCCGTCGGCCTGGAGACGGCGACCGACCGCGTCCGCCACGACTGCGTGAACAAGTACTTCGCCTTCTCGGACTTCGAGGACGCCTGCGCGGAGGCCGCGGAGGCGGGCGCGGGCGTGAAGGCGTACCTCCTGATGAAGCCGCCGTTCCTCGCGGAGTCGGAGGCGCTGGCGGACATGGTCTCCTCGGTCGAGCGGTGCGCCGCCGTCGACAACTGCCACACGGTCTCGATGAACCCCTGCAACGTCCAGCGGTACACGATGGTCGACGAACTCCACTTCCGCGGGGGCTACCGCCCGCCGTGGCTGTGGTCGGTCGCGGCCGTGCTGGAGCGGACGGCCGACGCCGACGCCATCGTCGTCTCCGACCCTGTGGGCCACGGGAGCGACCGCGGCCCGCACAACTGCGGCGAGTGCGACGACCGCGTCCAGACGGCGATCAAGGACTTCGACCTCCGGCAGGACCCCTCGGTGTTCGAGCAGGTCTCCTGCGAGTGCGAGCGCACCTGGGAACTCGTGCTCGAGGAGGAGACGGCGTTCAACCAGCCCCTGACGCGGTAG
- a CDS encoding aldehyde ferredoxin oxidoreductase family protein: MTDLGGFRDHVAHVDLSDGDVSYAGVDDDDARKYIGARGLGVKYVFDAGPDVDPMGPDNRLCFMNGPLTGTQTVMSGRIAVVTKSPLTGTVTDSHHGGWSGARLKWAGFDGLVFDGASDEPVYAVVEDGEVELRDASHVAGEGVHDTIDTLGEEVDGTVGRNVSVMAIGPGGENGVKYACIVNEDDRASGRGGTGAVMGSKNLKAVVVKSGTKMPKPAEPETFQEGYQQAMEVIQESDVTAPNEGGLSLYGTNVLMNATEEMDGLPTKNGKYTSTSAYSGSEGVDIDAERVSGENVRENILVDEPTCHSCPVACKKEVEVSVTHKGEDLNVRTESYEYESAFALGPNSAHTDRDEIAVMIQRCNDMGVDTIEMGNMMAMAMEMSEEGKLDDLDEQLDWGDSERMIDLIEETARREGELPDALAEGANGLAERFDAHDNSLAVKGQTIPAYDPRCMKGMGIAYATSNRGACHLRAYTPAAEILGIPQKVDPYEHEGKGELTVTFQDLHAISDSFDICKFNAFAEGIEEYVMQYNGMTGRDVTEDDLIEAGERVYNLERYYNNLNGFDGSDDSLPARFLEDGIRGQGGSEGEYCELPEMKEEYYETRGWVDGVVPDEKLDELDIEVGPGTGVSSGDSGVAPADD, encoded by the coding sequence ATGACCGACCTCGGTGGATTCAGGGACCACGTCGCCCACGTGGACCTCTCGGACGGTGACGTATCGTATGCGGGCGTCGACGACGACGACGCGCGCAAGTACATCGGCGCGCGCGGCCTCGGCGTGAAGTACGTGTTCGACGCGGGTCCCGACGTGGACCCGATGGGGCCGGACAACCGGCTCTGCTTCATGAACGGGCCGCTCACGGGAACGCAGACGGTGATGTCCGGCCGGATCGCGGTCGTGACGAAGTCCCCGCTCACGGGGACCGTCACCGACAGTCACCACGGCGGCTGGTCGGGGGCGCGACTCAAGTGGGCCGGCTTCGACGGCCTCGTGTTCGACGGCGCGAGCGACGAGCCGGTGTACGCGGTCGTCGAGGACGGTGAGGTCGAACTGCGCGACGCCTCCCACGTGGCGGGCGAGGGCGTCCACGACACCATCGACACCCTCGGCGAGGAGGTCGACGGCACCGTCGGTCGCAACGTCTCGGTGATGGCGATCGGTCCCGGCGGCGAGAACGGCGTCAAGTACGCCTGCATCGTCAACGAGGACGACCGCGCCTCGGGCCGCGGCGGCACCGGCGCTGTGATGGGCTCGAAGAACCTGAAGGCGGTCGTCGTCAAGTCGGGCACCAAGATGCCCAAGCCGGCCGAGCCGGAGACGTTCCAGGAGGGGTACCAGCAGGCGATGGAGGTGATCCAGGAGTCGGACGTGACCGCGCCCAACGAGGGCGGCCTCTCGCTGTACGGGACGAACGTCCTGATGAACGCGACCGAGGAGATGGACGGCCTGCCGACGAAGAACGGCAAGTACACCTCGACGAGCGCCTACAGCGGCTCCGAGGGCGTCGACATCGACGCCGAGCGCGTCTCCGGCGAGAACGTCCGCGAGAACATCCTCGTCGACGAGCCGACCTGCCACTCCTGTCCGGTCGCGTGTAAGAAGGAGGTCGAGGTGTCGGTGACGCACAAGGGCGAGGACCTCAACGTGCGCACCGAGTCCTACGAGTACGAGTCGGCGTTCGCGCTGGGTCCGAACTCCGCACACACCGACCGCGACGAGATCGCCGTGATGATCCAGCGGTGCAACGACATGGGCGTCGACACCATCGAGATGGGCAACATGATGGCCATGGCGATGGAGATGTCCGAGGAGGGCAAGCTCGACGACCTCGACGAGCAACTCGACTGGGGCGACTCAGAGCGGATGATCGACCTCATCGAGGAGACGGCCCGTCGCGAGGGCGAACTCCCGGACGCGCTGGCGGAGGGCGCGAACGGCCTCGCCGAGCGCTTCGACGCCCACGACAACTCGCTTGCGGTCAAGGGCCAGACGATCCCGGCGTACGACCCGCGCTGCATGAAGGGCATGGGCATCGCGTACGCCACCTCCAACCGGGGCGCGTGCCACCTGCGCGCGTACACGCCGGCCGCGGAGATCCTCGGCATCCCGCAGAAGGTCGACCCCTACGAGCACGAGGGCAAAGGCGAGCTGACGGTCACCTTCCAGGACCTGCACGCCATCTCTGACTCGTTCGACATCTGCAAGTTCAACGCGTTCGCCGAGGGCATCGAGGAGTACGTCATGCAGTACAACGGCATGACCGGCCGCGACGTGACCGAGGACGACCTGATCGAGGCCGGCGAGCGCGTCTACAACCTGGAGCGCTACTACAACAACCTCAACGGCTTCGACGGCAGCGACGACTCCCTGCCGGCGCGGTTCCTCGAGGACGGCATCCGCGGCCAGGGCGGCTCCGAGGGCGAGTACTGCGAGCTCCCCGAGATGAAAGAGGAGTACTACGAGACGCGCGGCTGGGTCGACGGCGTCGTCCCCGACGAGAAGCTCGACGAGCTCGACATCGAGGTCGGGCCGGGCACGGGCGTCTCCTCGGGCGACTCCGGCGTCGCGCCCGCTGACGACTGA
- the cofH gene encoding 7,8-didemethyl-8-hydroxy-5-deazariboflavin synthase subunit CofH: MTRPSAANLEPDDLGFEHVPETDQSFENALAKARDGTRLTVDDAVELLTTGSDAPGIDRERKEAVLETADRRRAEVVGDEVTFVANLNNNVTTACNTGCLFCNFKDTAHRFEADHDGEHAGFTKTPAESREAVAAALDRGIYEVTSVSGLHPAFALNDEHHEILRGVEDAASAVNYKPPETYATDPGTYVEQMNAMSVDGVHLHSMTPEEAYHARRGTDWDYEQVYRALADAGLDSAPGTAAEILVDEVRDVICPGKIDTGDWIEAMEGAMAAGLDTTATIMYGHVDNEMHRAMHLKRVRDLQDRTGGITEFVPLSFVHERTPLYEHGVVDGGASDAEDELLIAVSRLFLDNVENVQTSWVKYGDEKALKTLSCGANDFMGTILSEEITKRAGGSYGEFRSFDDYVDLITSVGRIPVERSTDYRTRRRIDPDEGPPFGPTLGPRADGTPLLSERERAERGRAK, encoded by the coding sequence ATGACGCGACCGTCAGCCGCGAACCTCGAGCCCGACGACCTGGGGTTCGAGCACGTCCCCGAGACCGACCAGTCGTTCGAGAACGCGCTGGCGAAGGCGCGCGACGGGACACGGCTGACGGTCGACGACGCGGTCGAACTGCTCACCACCGGCAGCGACGCCCCCGGTATCGACCGCGAGCGCAAGGAGGCGGTGCTGGAGACCGCCGACCGCCGCCGCGCCGAGGTCGTCGGCGACGAGGTGACGTTCGTCGCCAACCTCAACAACAACGTCACGACCGCCTGCAATACCGGCTGTCTGTTCTGCAATTTCAAGGACACCGCCCACCGGTTCGAGGCCGACCACGACGGCGAGCACGCGGGGTTCACCAAGACGCCCGCGGAGTCGCGAGAGGCCGTCGCCGCCGCCCTCGACCGCGGGATCTACGAAGTCACGTCCGTCTCCGGGCTCCACCCGGCGTTCGCGCTGAACGACGAGCACCACGAGATCCTCCGCGGCGTCGAGGACGCCGCCAGCGCGGTGAACTACAAGCCGCCGGAGACGTACGCGACCGACCCCGGCACCTACGTCGAGCAGATGAACGCGATGAGCGTCGACGGCGTCCACCTCCACTCGATGACGCCCGAGGAGGCGTACCACGCGCGACGGGGCACCGACTGGGACTACGAGCAGGTGTACCGGGCCCTCGCCGACGCCGGCCTCGACTCCGCCCCCGGCACCGCCGCCGAGATCCTCGTCGACGAGGTTCGGGACGTGATCTGCCCCGGGAAGATCGACACCGGCGACTGGATCGAGGCGATGGAAGGCGCGATGGCCGCCGGGCTCGACACCACCGCGACGATCATGTACGGCCACGTGGACAACGAGATGCACCGCGCGATGCACCTGAAGCGCGTGCGCGACCTCCAGGACCGCACCGGCGGCATTACGGAGTTCGTTCCCCTCTCCTTTGTCCACGAGCGCACGCCGCTGTACGAGCACGGCGTCGTCGACGGCGGCGCGAGCGACGCCGAGGACGAACTGCTGATCGCCGTCTCCCGGCTGTTCCTCGACAACGTCGAGAACGTTCAGACCTCGTGGGTGAAGTACGGCGACGAGAAGGCGCTGAAGACGCTCTCGTGTGGCGCGAACGACTTCATGGGCACCATCCTCTCCGAGGAGATCACCAAGCGCGCGGGCGGCTCCTACGGCGAGTTCCGAAGCTTCGACGACTACGTCGACCTGATCACGTCGGTGGGTCGGATCCCGGTCGAGCGCTCGACCGACTACCGGACCCGCCGCCGGATCGACCCCGACGAGGGTCCGCCGTTCGGCCCGACGCTCGGCCCGAGGGCCGACGGGACGCCCCTCCTCAGCGAGCGCGAGCGCGCGGAGCGAGGCCGAGCGAAGTGA
- a CDS encoding VOC family protein produces the protein MLPSRRTVRDPDSTAQATQYPNGDPEESMNLTGLDHLVLRVEDVEESLAFYESIGGEPVTFGEGRRAVALGDQKINLHPLDPDVEPVAAAPTVGSGDLCVLTDEPIESVERDLAEREIEVITGPIERSGAVGPIESVYVRDPDGNLVEIAAYVDG, from the coding sequence GTGCTCCCATCGCGACGGACCGTCCGTGATCCGGACAGCACCGCGCAGGCGACGCAGTACCCGAACGGCGACCCGGAGGAGTCGATGAATCTCACCGGGCTGGACCACCTCGTCCTCCGCGTCGAAGACGTCGAGGAGTCGCTCGCGTTCTACGAGTCGATCGGCGGCGAGCCGGTCACCTTCGGCGAGGGCCGACGCGCCGTAGCGCTCGGCGACCAGAAGATCAACCTCCACCCGCTCGATCCCGACGTGGAGCCCGTCGCGGCCGCGCCGACCGTCGGGAGCGGCGACCTCTGCGTGCTCACGGACGAGCCGATCGAGTCGGTCGAGCGCGACCTGGCGGAGCGGGAGATCGAGGTGATCACGGGGCCGATCGAACGCTCGGGCGCTGTCGGCCCGATCGAGTCGGTGTACGTCCGCGACCCCGACGGGAACCTCGTCGAGATCGCCGCGTACGTCGACGGGTGA
- the purQ gene encoding phosphoribosylformylglycinamidine synthase I, translating to MTVSVIQFGGSNCDRDAVSALSHLGVDAERVWHADGLPADTDGVVVPGGFSYGDYLRAGAMAARQPIMAEVREAAEAGTPVLGVCNGAQIGCEAGLTEGAFTTNRTARFRCEHVHLRVERADTPWTAAYDAGDVIEVPIAHGEGRFEIREDRLATLEDENRVLFRYCDAEGAVTDAANPNGSTANVAGILGARETVAVMMPHPERATLPDVGGTDGQGVLRAFAE from the coding sequence ATGACGGTCTCTGTGATCCAGTTCGGCGGCTCCAACTGCGACCGCGACGCCGTCAGCGCGCTCTCGCACCTCGGCGTCGACGCCGAGCGTGTCTGGCACGCCGACGGCCTCCCGGCCGACACCGACGGCGTCGTCGTCCCCGGCGGGTTCTCCTACGGCGATTACCTCCGGGCGGGTGCGATGGCCGCCCGCCAGCCGATCATGGCGGAGGTGCGCGAGGCGGCTGAGGCGGGGACGCCGGTGCTTGGCGTCTGCAACGGCGCGCAGATCGGCTGCGAGGCCGGGCTGACCGAGGGCGCGTTCACGACGAACCGCACGGCGCGGTTCCGGTGTGAACACGTCCACCTGCGCGTCGAGCGCGCGGACACGCCGTGGACCGCGGCGTACGACGCCGGCGACGTGATCGAGGTGCCGATCGCCCACGGCGAGGGCCGCTTCGAGATCCGCGAGGACCGCCTGGCGACGCTGGAGGACGAGAACCGCGTGCTGTTCCGCTACTGCGACGCCGAGGGCGCGGTCACCGACGCGGCGAACCCCAACGGCTCGACGGCGAACGTCGCGGGGATCCTCGGCGCGCGAGAGACGGTCGCGGTGATGATGCCCCACCCCGAGCGCGCGACGCTCCCGGACGTGGGCGGCACCGACGGACAGGGCGTGTTGCGGGCGTTCGCGGAGTAG
- a CDS encoding phosphoribosylaminoimidazolesuccinocarboxamide synthase → MTSVKEFVVEREPTDDDLGAGRFAFTDDYSVFDWGKMPDPIPGKGASLCTMGAYNFELLEDAGVPTHYRGVGPDAEPLSAVDEPPRELAIDLATVPGLPFREATGTYDYDAFHDAVRDAAGYVIPLEIVFRNTVPVGSSLRSRATPREAGVDRDEWPDGVVDLPEPVVEFSTKYEEQDRYLDRDEADRIAGAARIAALESVAREVNEVVTARAAEAGFVHEDGKIECVYVDGEVRVADVVGTFDENRFAYDGQEVSKEVVRQHYKRVAPAWVEAVSEAKARADEENVADWRSLCSIEPPALDPDAVDRIADMYAAGANAYTGTEWFDAPPVADAVDAVRDL, encoded by the coding sequence ATGACGAGCGTCAAGGAGTTCGTCGTCGAGCGCGAGCCGACCGACGACGACCTCGGCGCGGGCCGGTTCGCCTTCACCGACGACTACTCCGTGTTCGACTGGGGGAAGATGCCCGACCCGATCCCTGGCAAGGGCGCGAGCCTCTGCACGATGGGCGCGTACAACTTCGAGCTGCTGGAGGACGCCGGCGTCCCCACGCACTACCGCGGCGTCGGCCCGGACGCCGAGCCGCTGTCGGCGGTCGACGAGCCGCCTCGAGAGCTCGCTATCGATCTCGCGACGGTGCCGGGTCTCCCCTTCCGCGAGGCGACGGGGACCTACGACTACGACGCCTTCCACGACGCCGTCCGCGACGCCGCCGGCTACGTGATCCCCCTGGAGATCGTCTTTCGCAACACGGTCCCCGTCGGCTCCAGCCTCAGATCGCGGGCGACCCCGCGCGAGGCGGGCGTCGACCGCGACGAGTGGCCCGACGGGGTCGTCGACCTCCCCGAGCCGGTCGTCGAGTTCTCGACGAAGTACGAGGAACAGGACCGCTACCTCGACCGCGACGAGGCCGACCGGATCGCCGGGGCGGCCCGGATCGCCGCGCTGGAGTCGGTCGCCCGCGAGGTGAACGAGGTCGTGACAGCGCGCGCCGCCGAGGCCGGGTTCGTCCACGAGGACGGCAAGATCGAGTGCGTGTACGTCGACGGCGAGGTGCGCGTCGCCGACGTGGTGGGGACGTTCGACGAGAACCGCTTCGCGTACGACGGCCAGGAGGTGTCCAAGGAGGTCGTCCGCCAGCACTACAAGCGGGTCGCCCCGGCGTGGGTCGAGGCCGTGAGCGAGGCGAAGGCGCGGGCCGACGAGGAGAACGTCGCCGACTGGCGGTCGCTGTGCTCGATCGAGCCGCCGGCGCTCGACCCGGACGCGGTCGATCGCATCGCCGACATGTACGCCGCGGGCGCGAACGCCTACACGGGAACCGAGTGGTTCGACGCGCCGCCCGTCGCCGACGCGGTCGACGCCGTCCGCGACCTGTGA
- a CDS encoding VanZ family protein — translation MDAFERRAAIVAAITTVVVTASLLPMPTGSEAGGTVAPPGSDLVMHAVGYAAVAYTLARTLPTRGRRRSLLALVGVAVAATGIGAGVELAQEFVPGRTPSLLDGVANAVGAVGGALLWLRRDRGGDRDSDADREVDGNADSDSNADSTADRDRDGDSTADRDRDSDDDPRPIR, via the coding sequence ATGGACGCGTTCGAACGCCGGGCGGCAATCGTCGCCGCGATCACGACGGTCGTCGTTACGGCCTCGCTCCTCCCGATGCCGACCGGGAGCGAGGCCGGCGGCACCGTCGCTCCGCCCGGGAGCGACCTCGTCATGCACGCCGTCGGCTACGCCGCCGTCGCGTACACGCTCGCGCGGACGCTCCCGACGCGGGGGCGTCGTCGGTCACTTCTCGCGCTCGTCGGCGTCGCCGTCGCGGCGACGGGGATCGGCGCGGGCGTCGAACTCGCGCAGGAGTTCGTGCCCGGGCGGACGCCCTCCCTGCTCGACGGCGTCGCCAACGCGGTCGGCGCGGTCGGCGGGGCGCTGCTGTGGCTCCGGCGAGACCGCGGCGGCGACCGCGACAGCGACGCTGACCGCGAGGTCGACGGCAACGCCGACAGCGACAGCAACGCCGACAGCACCGCCGACCGCGACCGCGACGGCGACAGCACCGCCGACCGCGACCGCGACAGCGACGACGACCCCCGACCCATTCGGTGA
- the purS gene encoding phosphoribosylformylglycinamidine synthase subunit PurS has product MTGYTATVTVRLKRGVLDPEAETTQGALERLGFDLEDLRSADRFEIDLDAADADEAGERADEMAERLLANPTIHDYEVAVEARE; this is encoded by the coding sequence ATGACCGGCTACACCGCCACGGTGACCGTGCGGCTGAAGCGGGGGGTGCTCGACCCCGAGGCCGAGACGACCCAGGGAGCGCTCGAGCGCCTCGGGTTCGACCTCGAGGACCTCCGCTCGGCCGACCGCTTCGAGATCGACCTCGACGCAGCCGACGCCGACGAGGCGGGCGAGCGCGCCGACGAGATGGCCGAACGGCTGCTCGCGAACCCGACCATCCACGACTACGAGGTGGCGGTCGAGGCGCGCGAATGA
- a CDS encoding FAD-linked oxidase C-terminal domain-containing protein: MTRETGAAGDASPARLDHDVGFLADLALDGEVSLGNADRDDHATDYATDDADAVRPDAVVYPESTADVSSVVAAADERGVPVTPYAAGTGLEDGAVPARAGISLDVTRMDEVREIRPDDLQVDVGPGAIGADVDEAVASHGLFFPPLPSSGDISTIGGMIATDASGMGTVKYGEVADWVLELEVVLADGSVTTVGSKAAKSSSGYNLKELIVGGEGTLGIVTRATLELAGRPEQIRGGRATFPTLDDATAAISDAVTAGVDVAKIELFDAETAMLANDYSDAALPERPMVFVEFHANHGIDEEIDFCRAVFEAHDVAAFEMAAGDRMGELWQARKDITYAAEAYDPDREMGQPGDVTVPIGSYPEMIRAVKDVADEYDLFVPCFGHAGDGNLHYFVLRDPDDPDEVARAEAAYGELVERALELGGTATGEHGIGAGKRTYLEREHGEAAVEAMRAVKDALDPNGTLNPGTVVPDE, from the coding sequence ATGACACGCGAGACGGGAGCGGCGGGGGACGCGTCGCCCGCCCGACTCGACCACGACGTGGGCTTCCTCGCGGACCTCGCGCTCGACGGGGAGGTCAGCCTCGGGAACGCCGACCGCGACGACCACGCCACCGACTACGCCACCGACGACGCCGACGCCGTCCGACCCGACGCGGTCGTGTACCCGGAGTCGACCGCGGACGTGTCGTCGGTCGTCGCCGCCGCGGACGAGCGCGGCGTCCCCGTGACGCCCTACGCCGCCGGCACCGGGCTGGAGGACGGTGCTGTCCCCGCACGCGCCGGGATCAGCCTCGACGTGACCCGGATGGACGAGGTCCGCGAGATCCGCCCCGACGACCTCCAGGTCGACGTGGGGCCGGGCGCGATCGGCGCGGACGTGGACGAGGCGGTCGCGAGCCACGGGCTGTTCTTCCCGCCGTTGCCCTCCTCCGGCGACATCTCCACGATCGGCGGGATGATCGCCACCGACGCCTCCGGAATGGGGACGGTGAAGTACGGCGAGGTGGCCGACTGGGTGCTCGAACTGGAGGTCGTGCTCGCCGACGGCTCGGTCACGACCGTGGGCTCGAAGGCCGCGAAGTCCTCCTCCGGCTACAACCTGAAGGAGCTGATCGTCGGCGGCGAGGGAACCCTCGGGATCGTCACGCGCGCCACCCTGGAACTGGCGGGTCGCCCCGAGCAGATCCGGGGCGGCCGCGCGACCTTCCCGACGCTCGACGACGCGACCGCGGCCATCTCCGACGCCGTCACCGCCGGCGTCGACGTGGCGAAGATCGAACTGTTCGACGCCGAGACCGCGATGCTCGCCAACGACTACAGCGACGCCGCCCTCCCCGAGCGTCCGATGGTGTTCGTCGAGTTCCACGCGAACCACGGGATCGACGAGGAGATCGACTTCTGCCGGGCGGTCTTCGAGGCCCACGACGTGGCGGCGTTCGAGATGGCCGCCGGCGACCGAATGGGGGAGCTGTGGCAGGCGCGCAAGGACATCACGTACGCGGCCGAGGCGTACGACCCCGACCGCGAGATGGGCCAGCCGGGCGACGTGACCGTCCCGATCGGCTCGTACCCGGAGATGATCCGGGCGGTGAAGGACGTCGCCGACGAGTACGACCTGTTCGTCCCCTGCTTCGGCCACGCCGGCGACGGCAACCTCCACTACTTCGTCCTCCGGGACCCGGACGATCCCGACGAGGTCGCCCGCGCGGAGGCCGCCTACGGCGAACTGGTCGAGCGTGCGCTGGAACTCGGCGGCACCGCCACCGGCGAACACGGCATCGGCGCGGGCAAGCGGACGTACCTGGAACGGGAACACGGCGAGGCCGCCGTCGAGGCGATGCGGGCGGTCAAGGACGCGCTGGATCCGAACGGGACCCTCAACCCCGGGACGGTCGTGCCGGACGAGTAG